The following proteins come from a genomic window of Palaemon carinicauda isolate YSFRI2023 chromosome 12, ASM3689809v2, whole genome shotgun sequence:
- the LOC137650572 gene encoding uncharacterized protein: protein MAGMTPNTPGSGNKIPVSSYMAGISESYPNVNRQRLIESSINSKERVDFMPSNVGIDQVLSDRYIEFRVNGVVGSFLDLSSITLELFIRITRNGVNLTAAQNVGVVNGVSNTLFKSVSVFLNEKMVESCPLYNYLSYMKMLMNVKPDSLENIARCGYFYDDYCEEHGITRQYTDDTFKEGERLEVKQMPKLKIYGINTYFPLLLDLATIDMYLMDSVNLRIRLELANDSWVMNTDKEGHLNNLTIQQSKLWIDRVTPHYNAMAALNQSLLSKPIQYIFSKSLYKTYVVGINESSIMIDEPFGSCIPDKMTLALIDMRHFSGDYTRNPLFFHHANVNNIHITINGSTVYNINAAFPERVVQAYYESRKAIGIDDENIISLDSFTEGRTIFNFNFVNEDMKEALPVERSASMRIILKLTTAVTTPHLIMLFGDTTGILSIDADRIIHCDVRG from the coding sequence ATGGCTGGAATGACACCGAATACCCCAGGAAGTGGAAATAAGATTCCCGTATCCTCGTATATGGCAGGAATATCTGAATCATATCCAAATGTTAACAGGCAGCGACTAATTGAAAGTTCAATTAATTCTAAAGAGAGGGTAGACTTCATGCCCAGTAATGTGGGAATTGATCAGGTATTGTCTGATAGGTATATAGAATTTCGTGTGAATGGGGTGGTCGGTTCCTTTCTTGATTTATCGAGTATAACATTAGAATTATTCATTCGTATCACTAGAAATGGTGTCAATTTAACAGCGGCACAAAATGTGGGAGTAGTAAACGGGGTGAGTAATACATTATTCAAGTCTGTATCCGTCTTTCTGAATGAAAAGATGGTCGAGTCATGTCCTTTATACAATTATTTATCTTATATGAAGATGTTGATGAATGTGAAGCCGGACTCACTCGAGAATATAGCGAGGTGTGGATATTTCTATGATGATTATTGTGAAGAGCACGGGATTACGAGGCAATATACTGATGATACATTTAAGGAGGGGGAGCGTTTGGAAGTTAAGCAGATGCCCAAGCTTAAAATCTATGGAATTAACACATACTTCCCACTATTACTAGATTTAGCAACTATTGACATGtatctaatggattctgtcaatctgagaattcgattaGAGTTAGCGAATGATAGTTGGGTTATGAACACGGATAAGGAGGGACATTTGAATAATCTGACAATACAGCAATCGAAGTTatggatagatcgtgtcactcCTCATTATAATGCAATGGCTGCGTTGAATCAGTCATTATTATCAAAGCCTATACAATACATATTCAGTAAGTCTCTTTATAAGACATACGTTGTTGGGATTAATGAATCGTCAATAATGATAGATGAACCTTTTGGTTCATGCATTCCAGACAAGATGACACTAGCACTAATTGATATGAGACATTTTTCAGGGGATTATACAAGAAACCCATTATTCTTCCACCatgcaaatgtaaataatatacatatcaccattaacggaagtaccGTATATAATATAAACGCAGCATTCCCAGAGAGAGTTGTGCAGGCGTATTATGAATCTCGGAAGGCTATTGGCATAGATGATGAGAATATTATATCCTTGGATAGTTTTACGGAGGGGAGaaccatttttaattttaatttcgtaAATGAGGATATGAAAGAAGCTCTACCAGTAGAGAGATCAGCCAGTATGCGAATCATTTTAAAATTGACTACAGCAGTAACGACACCCCATCTCATTATGCTTTTTGGAGATACTACGGGTATTTTATCGATTGATGCGGACAGGATTATTCATTGTGATGTGAGGGGTTAG